Proteins co-encoded in one Podarcis muralis chromosome 12, rPodMur119.hap1.1, whole genome shotgun sequence genomic window:
- the LOC114607296 gene encoding uncharacterized protein LOC114607296 translates to MSPKYHLGKENLQIANKVIMMMGASGSGKTTLINGMINYILGMQWGDEFRFKLIDEVTGRNQAESQTSEVTAYVENYQEGLKIPYSLTFVDTPGFRDTRGIEQDKKLEEKIREFFSIPGGIDHIDCVCFVVKASTNRLSAAEKYVFDSVLSIFGKDIKENIQFLITFADSQTPLVLEAIKTANVPCAKDGKGNPVHFKFNNSALFANNVVGDGESPNFDEMFWKMGMISMKTYFDSLSKLNTRSLSLTKEVLRERKELETVVQGLLPQIKTRLVKLEELKQTEQVLDQHKADMAANRDFEYELPVTVKVKQDLSGAHQYATNCKNCEFTCHYPCWHTWDLLNRFCSAINLLSGTCNVCPGKCSASDHRNQDYQFKDEIRKEKKSYAELKKKYEHACHELVTAEELILHLSQEYIEVRENLFENIERGSQSLRRLQEIALKPNPLSTPEYIDMLIASEEEEHKLGYQKRIQLLKDVKKEAEIIQKIAKKEALLPEEEEMMSEWGDKSKFHLIARYWKRRAVNILPK, encoded by the coding sequence ATGTCTCCAAAGTACCATCTAGGAAAAGAGAACTTGCAGATCGCCAACAAAGTGATCATGATGATGGGAGCGTCTGGATCAGGGAAAACCACTCTCATCAATGGGATGATCAACTACATCCTGGGCATGCAATGGGGAGACGAGTTCCGGTTCAAACTTATTGATGAAGTGACTGGCAGAAACCAAGCAGAAAGCCAGACATCCGAAGTGACGGCTTATGTGGAGAACTATCAAGAGGGTCTCAAGATCCCTTACTCTCTCACTTttgttgacactccaggattcAGAGACACAAGAGGAATAGAGCAGGACAAAAAGTTAGAGGAGAAGATCCGTGAGTTTTTCTCCATCCCAGGAGGAATCGACCACATCGATTGCGTCTGCTTTGTGGTCAAGGCCTCCACAAATCGCTTATCAGCAGCCGAGAAATACGTCTTTGATTCCGTGCTCTCCATCTTTGGGAAAGATATCAAGGAGAACATCCAGTTCCTGATCACCTTTGCAGATTCACAGACTCCCCTGGTCCTTGAGGCCATTAAGACGGCCAACGTTCCATGCGCCAAAGATGGCAAGGGGAACCCTGTGCATTTCAAATTCAACAATTCCGCCCTGTTTGCCAACAATGTCGTGGGGGACGGGGAGAGCCCTAACTTTGatgaaatgttttggaaaatgggtaTGATCAGCATGAAGACCTACTTTGACTCGTTAAGCAAACTGAACACGAGGAGTTTGTCTTTGACGAAGGAAGTTCTCAGGGAGCGGAAAGAGTTGGAGACGGTTGTGCAGGGCCTGCTGCCCCAGATCAAAACCAGGCTGGTCAAACTGGAAGAACTGAAGCAAACGGAACAAGTCCTTGACCAGCACAAAGCTGACATGGCGGCCAACAGAGATTTTGAGTATGAGCTCCCAGTCACTGTCAAAGTGAAGCAAGACCTCTCTGGAGCTCATCAATATGCAACCAACTGCAAGAACTGCGAGTTCACCTGCCACTATCCTTGCTGGCATACCTGGGACCTGCTGAACCGCTTTTGCTCCGCTATCAATTTATTGTCAGGAACATGCAACGTTTGTCCCGGTAAGTGCTCAGCCAGCGACCACCGCAACCAGGATTACCAATTTAAGGACGAaataaggaaagagaagaagagctaTGCGGAGCTGAAGAAAAAGTACGAGCACGCCTGCCATGAGTTGGTGACAGCGGAGGAGCTGATTTTGCACCTCAGCCAGGAGTACATCGAGGTAAGAGAAAATTTGTTCGAAAACATCGAGAGAGGTTCTCAAAGCCTGCGGCGCCTGCAGGAAATTGCGCTGAAGCCCAACCCGCTCTCCACCCCAGAATACATTGACATGCTCATTGCGTCTGAAGAGGAGGAACACAAGCTTGGATATCAGAAAAGGATCCAGTTGCTCAAGGATGTGAAGAAAGAAGCAGAGATCATACAGAAGATTGCGAAGAAGGAGGCTCTgctgccagaggaggaggagatgatgaGTGAATGGGGGGACAAAAGCAAATTCCACTTGATAGccagatattggaagagaagggCGGTGAATATTCTCCCTAAATGA